Proteins found in one Synechococcus sp. LA31 genomic segment:
- a CDS encoding DUF2862 domain-containing protein, with product MSQAAITVGSKVRITRVRDRIPADLVSALQADATGTVKDFKVTDGKGIGVVVELANGTTTWFFDDEITAA from the coding sequence ATGTCCCAGGCTGCCATCACCGTCGGCTCGAAGGTGCGGATCACCCGGGTGCGCGATCGCATCCCTGCCGATCTCGTGTCTGCCCTCCAGGCCGATGCCACCGGCACCGTGAAGGACTTCAAAGTGACCGACGGCAAGGGCATCGGTGTTGTGGTGGAGCTGGCCAACGGCACCACCACCTGGTTTTTCGACGACGAAATCACCGCTGCCTGA
- the chlG gene encoding chlorophyll synthase ChlG, with protein MKGASGTSNIWKIRLQLMKPVTWIPLIWGVLCGAAASGNFHWSPSEVGASIACMLMSGPLLAGYTQTINDYYDREIDAINEPYRPIPSGAIPLWQVKAQIWVLLLAGLGVAYGLDLWAGHSTPVLLLLALGGSFVSFIYSAPPLKLKQNGWLGNYALGASYIALPWWAGQALFGQLTWTTALLTLAYSLAGLGIAVVNDFKSVEGDRALGLQSLPVAFGIEKASWISAGMIDVFQLAMVAVLIAIGQHFAAVLLVLLVIPQITFQDIWLLRDPVAFDVKYQASAQPFLVLGMLVTALAIGHSDLVVM; from the coding sequence ATGAAGGGTGCCAGTGGCACCTCCAACATCTGGAAGATCCGGCTCCAGCTAATGAAGCCGGTCACCTGGATTCCGCTGATCTGGGGGGTGCTCTGCGGAGCAGCCGCCTCGGGCAACTTCCACTGGAGCCCCAGCGAGGTGGGCGCTTCAATCGCCTGCATGTTGATGAGCGGCCCGCTGCTTGCCGGCTACACGCAGACGATCAACGACTACTACGACCGCGAGATCGACGCGATCAACGAGCCCTACCGGCCGATCCCCTCCGGTGCCATTCCCCTCTGGCAGGTGAAGGCACAAATCTGGGTGCTGTTGCTCGCAGGCTTAGGCGTGGCCTACGGGCTTGACCTCTGGGCTGGCCACAGCACCCCAGTGCTGTTGCTGCTGGCGCTGGGTGGATCATTCGTGAGCTTCATCTACTCCGCCCCGCCGCTGAAGCTCAAGCAAAACGGCTGGCTGGGCAACTACGCCCTCGGCGCCAGCTACATCGCCCTGCCCTGGTGGGCCGGCCAGGCCTTGTTCGGCCAGCTCACTTGGACCACAGCCCTGCTCACCCTGGCGTATTCGCTGGCCGGCTTGGGCATCGCTGTGGTGAACGATTTCAAGAGTGTGGAGGGCGACCGGGCCCTTGGGCTGCAGTCGCTGCCCGTGGCCTTCGGTATCGAGAAAGCGAGCTGGATCAGCGCCGGCATGATCGATGTGTTTCAGCTGGCCATGGTGGCTGTACTGATCGCGATCGGCCAGCATTTCGCAGCGGTGCTGCTGGTGCTGTTGGTGATTCCGCAGATCACCTTCCAAGACATCTGGCTGCTACGCGATCCTGTGGCCTTCGATGTGAAATATCAGGCCAGCGCACAACCATTCCTGGTGCTGGGGATGCTGGTCACCGCTTTGGCCATCGGCCATAGCGATCTGGTGGTGATGTGA
- a CDS encoding transglycosylase domain-containing protein: protein MTGRRRRPLLRAGLIGAGAGVAVAFGQSLLVQSIDSLLPNVQRVSSYNRPGTVTVLSADGQVIQKLGPATRDKLVSGQMPLLVQRAFIAAEDRRFYDHDGIDPVGIGRAVVRNVRRGAVEEGASTITQQLARTVFLSQDRTIIRKLKEALLAGKLERQLSKQQILEQYLNYVYLGSSAYGVSDAAWIYFSKRPAELTLPEAALIAGLPPAPSVYSPLVNPDLALQRRATVLRRMRESGFIDDLQLQSANNSPLLLKPAEPKYWTSRAPYFTSWVAQELPKVLSPEDLEVGGLTIRTSLNMSWQEGAQATINKHARGSMEGAVVSMEPGTGLVRTMVGGKDFNKSQFNRASQALRSPGSTFKLFVYLTALKEGMRPEDKVNDKKQCFGGYCPRNFGNKYRGVVPMWVALQQSLNTVSVSLLKQLGFDKVIATTKSLGITRELGRFYPLAVGATEQTVLDMTAAYAAIFNRGVYTTPTPFEEILGPNGELLWSRRVDGDRGRRAVPSDIADAMLWMLQQVVKGGTGYGAVPPNRPAAGKTGTSEGGRDLWFIGGVPQLVTGLWLGYDNNKETKSTSAVAVVAWADYMRPILKDLPVRPFPPKPQLAGKFNPLQPLKPKPKPEPKPQATPEAKPTAPAAGSAEPELSPPDTTPAPAAPSVPEPTAAPAAPAAPATRPTAPQPVMPAPLPAPTPPPPLP, encoded by the coding sequence GTGACCGGCAGGCGCCGTCGTCCGCTGCTGCGAGCCGGCCTGATCGGGGCTGGGGCAGGTGTCGCCGTTGCCTTCGGCCAAAGCCTGCTGGTGCAAAGCATCGACTCGCTGCTCCCCAATGTGCAACGGGTGAGCAGCTACAACCGCCCCGGCACGGTGACCGTGCTCTCGGCCGACGGCCAGGTGATCCAGAAGCTGGGCCCTGCCACCCGCGACAAGTTGGTCAGCGGCCAAATGCCGCTGCTGGTGCAGCGCGCCTTCATCGCAGCCGAAGACCGGCGTTTTTACGACCACGACGGTATTGATCCCGTTGGCATTGGCCGGGCCGTGGTGCGCAACGTGCGGCGGGGGGCGGTGGAGGAAGGCGCCAGCACCATCACCCAGCAGCTGGCCCGCACGGTGTTCCTCAGCCAGGACCGCACAATCATCCGCAAGCTCAAGGAAGCACTGCTGGCTGGAAAACTTGAGCGACAGCTCAGCAAGCAGCAAATCCTTGAGCAATATCTCAACTATGTGTATCTGGGTTCGAGCGCCTACGGCGTTTCCGATGCGGCCTGGATCTACTTCTCCAAGCGGCCTGCAGAGCTCACCCTGCCTGAAGCAGCACTGATCGCAGGTCTGCCGCCCGCACCCTCGGTGTATTCACCGCTGGTGAATCCCGATCTCGCTCTGCAGCGGAGGGCCACAGTGCTGCGCCGGATGCGTGAGTCGGGCTTCATCGACGATTTGCAGCTCCAAAGCGCCAACAACAGCCCCTTGCTGCTGAAGCCAGCAGAGCCGAAATATTGGACGAGCCGTGCGCCCTACTTCACCAGTTGGGTGGCACAGGAACTACCCAAGGTGCTGAGTCCGGAAGATCTGGAGGTGGGCGGCCTCACGATCCGCACCAGCCTCAACATGAGCTGGCAGGAGGGGGCTCAGGCCACGATCAACAAACACGCCCGCGGCTCCATGGAGGGTGCAGTGGTGTCGATGGAACCAGGCACCGGCCTGGTGCGCACCATGGTGGGTGGCAAAGACTTTAACAAGAGCCAGTTCAACCGCGCCTCGCAGGCCTTGCGCTCGCCTGGCTCCACCTTCAAGTTGTTTGTCTACCTCACCGCCCTCAAAGAAGGGATGAGGCCAGAAGACAAGGTGAATGACAAAAAGCAGTGCTTTGGTGGCTACTGCCCGCGCAACTTTGGCAATAAATACAGAGGTGTGGTGCCGATGTGGGTAGCGCTGCAGCAATCGCTGAACACCGTGTCGGTGAGCCTGCTCAAGCAACTGGGCTTCGACAAGGTGATCGCCACCACCAAGAGCCTGGGCATCACCCGCGAGCTGGGCCGCTTCTATCCGCTGGCGGTGGGCGCCACCGAGCAAACCGTGCTCGACATGACCGCCGCCTATGCGGCCATCTTCAACCGGGGCGTCTACACAACGCCGACACCCTTCGAAGAGATCCTCGGCCCCAACGGCGAGCTGCTCTGGAGCCGCCGCGTGGACGGCGACCGCGGCCGCCGGGCCGTGCCCAGTGACATCGCTGACGCCATGCTGTGGATGCTCCAGCAGGTGGTGAAAGGCGGTACCGGCTACGGCGCCGTGCCTCCGAATCGCCCCGCCGCGGGCAAAACCGGCACCTCAGAAGGTGGGCGCGATCTCTGGTTTATCGGCGGTGTCCCCCAGTTGGTTACCGGCCTCTGGCTCGGCTACGACAACAACAAAGAAACCAAAAGCACTAGTGCCGTAGCCGTGGTGGCCTGGGCGGACTACATGCGCCCGATCCTGAAGGATCTGCCGGTGCGCCCCTTCCCGCCGAAGCCCCAGCTAGCGGGCAAATTTAATCCGCTCCAGCCACTGAAGCCCAAGCCGAAACCCGAGCCCAAACCACAAGCCACACCCGAGGCGAAACCCACCGCCCCCGCTGCCGGCAGCGCCGAACCCGAGCTTTCGCCACCGGACACCACGCCAGCTCCTGCAGCCCCATCGGTTCCGGAACCCACCGCCGCCCCTGCTGCCCCAGCAGCACCTGCAACCCGGCCAACAGCGCCGCAACCGGTGATGCCGGCACCCCTGCCGGCGCCGACACCACCACCGCCCCTGCCTTAG
- a CDS encoding 16S rRNA (cytosine(967)-C(5))-methyltransferase, producing the protein MAEPRGLAPRQLAWQVLLAVAAGAYADGALERELGRVQLAPLDRALATELAYGAIRQRRLLDAWLDQLGKVPAERQPPKLRWLLHLGLYQLIASDRVPASAAVSTTVELAKRGGLARLAPVVNGMLRAFLRRRDRGDTLPLLPSALADSVQVLGVRHSLPDWLARELLQWLPLEQAEAYAQACNTPPSLDLRVNVLRSSVPAVQAELAAAGVEARPIEGLPAGLTLLGRSGDLSRLPGYAEGHWCVQDRAAQRIAPLLDSQPGERILDACAAPGGKSTHLAELMGDQGLVLALDRGEARLRRVSRNAERLGLGCIEVRHGDATTWAEQQPELLGSFDRILVDAPCSGLGTLARHADARWRIDPASIDGLVLLQHQLLKGLLPLLKPQGRLVYATCTVHPRENTALMDAFVASNPRWAVQESWQLWPGSMHGGGDGFYAAALSQTL; encoded by the coding sequence GTGGCTGAACCCAGAGGATTGGCTCCGCGGCAGTTGGCCTGGCAGGTGTTGCTGGCTGTGGCGGCAGGGGCTTACGCCGATGGAGCGCTGGAGCGGGAGCTGGGGCGGGTGCAGCTGGCACCTCTCGATCGGGCTCTGGCCACGGAGCTGGCCTACGGCGCCATTCGCCAGCGGCGTTTGCTCGATGCTTGGTTGGATCAGCTGGGCAAGGTGCCGGCGGAGCGTCAGCCTCCCAAGCTGCGCTGGCTGCTGCATCTGGGGCTCTACCAGCTGATCGCCAGCGATCGGGTGCCTGCTTCTGCCGCGGTGAGTACCACCGTGGAGCTGGCCAAGCGGGGCGGATTGGCACGGTTGGCTCCGGTGGTCAACGGCATGTTGCGAGCCTTCCTGCGCCGCCGCGACCGTGGTGACACCCTGCCGCTTCTTCCCTCCGCGCTCGCAGACTCGGTTCAGGTGCTCGGGGTGCGCCATTCCCTGCCGGATTGGCTGGCTCGTGAGCTGCTGCAGTGGCTACCACTGGAGCAAGCCGAGGCTTACGCGCAGGCCTGCAACACCCCGCCAAGCCTGGATTTACGGGTGAACGTGCTGCGCAGCTCTGTGCCTGCGGTGCAGGCCGAGCTCGCGGCCGCCGGGGTTGAGGCCAGGCCGATCGAGGGGCTGCCGGCGGGCCTCACCCTGCTGGGCCGCAGCGGTGACCTCAGCCGGCTGCCCGGTTATGCGGAAGGTCATTGGTGCGTGCAGGATCGAGCAGCTCAGCGCATCGCACCGTTGCTGGATTCCCAGCCTGGTGAGCGCATCCTGGATGCCTGCGCAGCCCCTGGCGGCAAGAGCACGCACCTGGCCGAGCTCATGGGAGATCAGGGCCTTGTGCTCGCGCTGGATCGCGGCGAAGCACGCTTGCGGCGGGTGAGCCGCAATGCCGAGCGCCTGGGGTTGGGCTGCATTGAGGTGCGCCATGGCGATGCCACCACCTGGGCGGAGCAGCAGCCGGAGCTGCTTGGCAGCTTTGATCGCATCCTTGTGGATGCCCCCTGCTCGGGCCTGGGCACCCTCGCCCGCCATGCCGATGCCCGTTGGCGGATCGACCCTGCTTCGATCGATGGCTTGGTGCTGCTGCAGCACCAGCTCCTCAAGGGCTTGCTGCCGTTGCTGAAGCCCCAGGGCCGGCTGGTGTATGCCACCTGCACCGTGCATCCGCGGGAAAACACGGCGCTGATGGACGCTTTTGTGGCGTCGAATCCCCGGTGGGCTGTGCAGGAGAGCTGGCAGCTCTGGCCGGGGTCCATGCATGGAGGCGGCGATGGTTTTTACGCCGCCGCATTAAGCCAAACGCTCTAA
- a CDS encoding MGMT family protein, producing the protein MSFDQRVWQVVVQIPPGRLATYGQIAELIGAYGCARQVGWALRRLSLPSAVPWHRVVNAQGCISMSLSREGSDWIQRELLIAEGIPVDDQGKLPLSCYRWLPPGASCGTTFDPRAA; encoded by the coding sequence ATGAGCTTTGACCAGCGGGTGTGGCAGGTGGTGGTTCAGATCCCGCCGGGCCGGCTCGCCACCTACGGGCAGATCGCTGAGTTGATCGGTGCCTACGGCTGTGCCCGCCAGGTGGGTTGGGCGCTGCGGCGCCTCAGCTTGCCTTCAGCGGTTCCCTGGCATCGGGTGGTGAATGCTCAGGGCTGCATCAGCATGAGCCTCAGCCGCGAAGGCTCCGACTGGATCCAGCGTGAGCTGCTCATTGCTGAGGGCATTCCGGTGGACGATCAGGGGAAGCTGCCGCTTAGCTGCTATCGCTGGCTCCCGCCGGGCGCTAGTTGTGGAACAACGTTTGATCCGCGGGCTGCTTGA
- the trmH gene encoding tRNA (guanosine(18)-2'-O)-methyltransferase TrmH yields MPLLPRRFERLQAVLNRRMGDLTVVLEAVDKPHNLSAILRTCDAVGVLEAHVVSLPGRPRTFNKTAKGSQKWVPLHPHPSIEDCLSGLKAKGFRIYGTHLSVDARDYRDCDFTGPSCFLMGAEKWGMSEEALAMVDQPLFIPMTGMVQSLNVSVAAATLLFEALRQRERAGLAPSAGEGVPGGQAGYRKLLFEWAYPQVADWCRREGRPYPPLTEEGEIAEQLPRTLKLRY; encoded by the coding sequence ATGCCCCTGCTGCCCCGCCGCTTTGAGCGCCTCCAGGCCGTGCTCAACCGCCGCATGGGCGATCTCACGGTGGTGCTCGAGGCGGTGGACAAGCCCCACAACCTCTCTGCAATCCTTCGCACCTGCGATGCCGTGGGGGTGCTCGAGGCCCACGTGGTGAGCCTGCCGGGTCGACCGCGCACGTTCAACAAAACCGCCAAGGGCAGCCAGAAGTGGGTGCCACTGCATCCCCACCCCAGCATCGAAGACTGCCTCAGTGGCCTCAAAGCCAAGGGCTTCCGCATCTACGGCACCCACCTGAGCGTGGACGCCCGCGACTACCGCGACTGCGACTTTACCGGCCCCAGCTGTTTCCTGATGGGCGCTGAGAAATGGGGCATGAGCGAAGAGGCGCTGGCGATGGTGGATCAGCCCCTGTTCATCCCGATGACCGGCATGGTGCAAAGCCTCAACGTGAGCGTGGCCGCCGCCACCTTGCTATTTGAAGCGCTGCGGCAGCGCGAGCGCGCGGGGCTGGCGCCAAGCGCCGGAGAAGGGGTTCCCGGCGGCCAGGCGGGCTACCGCAAGCTGCTGTTCGAGTGGGCCTATCCCCAGGTGGCCGACTGGTGCCGCCGCGAAGGCCGTCCCTATCCCCCCCTCACCGAGGAAGGTGAAATCGCCGAGCAGCTACCGCGCACCCTGAAGCTGCGCTACTGA
- a CDS encoding ABC transporter permease, with protein sequence MSNPVSPATQLLAWRPRNLAGRMARWGVVIVIVYVLIALLTPLFTHLGLLPDVNAGLDNPIYAPPSWQHWCGTDRLGRDVCSRTLAGSGVALQVVAIALVSALVIGVPLGMVSGYLGGWIDRTLVLLMDTLYTLPVLLLSVVLAFLLGKGLPNAAAALCVVYVPQYFRVVRNQSAQVKAELFVEAARSLGAGPLWILRRYLFRNVITSVPVLLTLNAADAVLVLGGLGFLGLGLPETVPEWGSDLQQALSALPTGVWWTALYPGVAMFVLVLGLSFVGEGLESWLSGSGSSNRAQS encoded by the coding sequence ATGAGCAACCCCGTCTCCCCCGCAACGCAACTGCTCGCCTGGCGGCCCCGCAACCTGGCGGGCCGTATGGCCCGCTGGGGTGTGGTGATCGTGATCGTCTATGTGCTGATCGCCCTGCTCACACCGCTGTTCACCCATCTCGGCCTGCTGCCGGATGTGAACGCCGGCCTCGATAACCCCATCTATGCGCCGCCCTCCTGGCAGCACTGGTGCGGCACCGATCGGCTCGGGCGCGATGTGTGTAGCCGCACGCTGGCTGGCAGTGGCGTAGCCCTGCAGGTGGTGGCCATTGCGCTGGTGTCCGCGCTGGTGATTGGTGTGCCGCTCGGCATGGTGAGCGGCTATCTGGGCGGCTGGATCGACCGCACCCTGGTGCTGCTGATGGACACGCTTTACACCCTGCCGGTGTTGCTGCTCTCGGTGGTGTTGGCCTTTCTGCTCGGTAAGGGATTGCCCAATGCAGCGGCCGCGTTGTGTGTGGTGTATGTGCCGCAGTATTTCCGGGTGGTGCGCAATCAAAGTGCCCAGGTGAAAGCTGAGTTGTTCGTGGAGGCAGCGCGTTCGCTCGGGGCTGGCCCGCTTTGGATCCTGCGCCGCTATCTGTTCCGCAACGTGATCACGTCGGTGCCGGTGTTGCTCACGCTCAACGCCGCCGATGCGGTGTTGGTGCTGGGCGGTTTGGGTTTTCTGGGGCTCGGCCTTCCGGAAACCGTGCCCGAATGGGGCAGTGATCTGCAGCAGGCTCTCAGCGCGCTGCCCACCGGCGTCTGGTGGACGGCGCTGTACCCCGGCGTGGCGATGTTTGTGTTGGTGCTGGGGCTCTCGTTCGTGGGCGAGGGCCTCGAGAGCTGGCTCAGTGGCAGCGGCAGCAGCAACCGGGCGCAGAGCTAA
- a CDS encoding response regulator transcription factor, which yields MAATSVLLADDDVRLRQFLELELREEGYAVRSCGDGIGALTQIRQEPPDLLVLDWMLPDLSGVEVCQRLRSTGVQVPVLMLTGRDAVKDRVEALDAGADDYLVKPFSIEELLARLRALARRGSGSAGTTNAQPDLLELNDLQLNLASHEVSRGGTAVHLSATEFQLLRCLMAEPGRVQPRQSLLDQVWGTNFVGDANVLDVYVRYLRRKLEPPGQPTLIQTVRGVGFLLKAGPVKDATP from the coding sequence ATGGCAGCCACCAGCGTGCTCCTGGCCGATGACGATGTGCGGCTGCGCCAATTCCTGGAGCTGGAGCTGCGCGAAGAGGGCTACGCAGTGCGCAGCTGCGGCGATGGCATCGGCGCACTCACGCAGATCCGCCAGGAGCCGCCCGATCTGCTGGTGCTCGATTGGATGCTGCCCGATCTGAGCGGCGTGGAGGTGTGCCAGCGGCTGCGCTCCACCGGGGTGCAGGTGCCGGTGCTGATGCTCACGGGCCGCGATGCGGTGAAGGATCGCGTGGAAGCGCTCGATGCCGGCGCCGACGACTACCTGGTGAAGCCGTTTTCAATCGAAGAACTGCTGGCGCGGCTGCGGGCGCTGGCACGGCGCGGGAGTGGCAGCGCCGGCACCACCAACGCGCAGCCAGATCTGTTGGAACTCAACGATCTCCAGCTCAACCTGGCCAGCCATGAGGTGAGCCGTGGTGGCACGGCGGTGCACCTCAGCGCCACCGAATTCCAACTGCTCCGCTGCCTGATGGCTGAGCCAGGCCGTGTGCAGCCCCGCCAAAGCCTGCTGGATCAGGTGTGGGGCACCAACTTCGTGGGCGACGCCAACGTGCTGGATGTGTATGTGCGCTACCTGCGCCGCAAGCTCGAACCACCGGGCCAGCCAACCCTGATCCAAACGGTGCGCGGTGTGGGTTTTCTGCTCAAAGCTGGCCCCGTCAAGGACGCCACACCGTGA
- a CDS encoding response regulator transcription factor — protein sequence MSQPLVAVVDDDPRIRELLATELEDLGAAVLRCREGSELLTQAELQQVELVLLDWMMPGLDGAGTLQALAESGFAGRVVVVTALCDPEVQQQAKAQGAVSTLLKTEALERLPALLRGTGASLGPLD from the coding sequence GTGAGCCAACCCCTCGTGGCGGTCGTTGATGACGATCCCCGCATCCGCGAGCTGTTGGCCACAGAACTGGAGGATCTGGGGGCGGCCGTGCTGCGCTGCCGCGAGGGTTCAGAGCTCCTGACCCAGGCCGAGCTCCAGCAGGTGGAACTGGTGCTGCTCGATTGGATGATGCCGGGCCTCGATGGAGCTGGCACGCTGCAGGCCTTGGCCGAGAGCGGCTTCGCCGGCCGGGTGGTGGTGGTGACAGCCCTCTGCGATCCCGAAGTGCAGCAGCAAGCCAAAGCGCAGGGAGCTGTGAGCACGTTGCTCAAAACCGAAGCACTGGAGCGGTTGCCGGCTCTGCTCAGGGGAACTGGCGCAAGCCTGGGTCCACTTGATTGA
- a CDS encoding alpha/beta hydrolase → MVLAGGPAASAAERIVLRFGEVSRTVSVPSLVTFTETGRVEPDLEGYLRLLKPADRQALRTVLNQTVPVDAVMASNFLDTAIGESSLQQLVKVIDQPPDVAEPALASALILGSAREGALRLIDVLQAYPTATLPVNAAAVLSLARALSQQFNLQNRLFAQISSINGPPAQGPALTTLASSGSVAYSESSFSFTGREGTTITALVYLPESASAAKPAPLVVIAPGLNTDMNALLYVGRDLASHGYAVAALNFPFTSANAIKAAIQGTGAIPPPNAWYSQPLSVSDLIDQVQARWGSRVNSQAVGVLGQSLGGYTATALAGAELDWEHLLQGCAALNDPNIVVLNPAVVWQCDAPAQVVKRRSFRDPRVKAAVAVNPVTNPIFSPSSLQAIAAPVLMVSGTDDVFAPPVSQQLIPFSSITFPGSLLALQHNGTHLSFLNGTTELPAFVVGPDQPLARQELQGMALRFFDRHVRTQQALAPLAAPVDTSGVLTGQAPLRLLITPRFSRQELNQVDPGLRQFP, encoded by the coding sequence TTGGTTCTTGCGGGGGGGCCGGCGGCCTCAGCTGCTGAGCGGATTGTGCTGCGCTTTGGTGAGGTGTCGCGCACCGTGTCGGTGCCGTCGTTGGTCACGTTCACGGAAACGGGGCGTGTGGAGCCTGATCTGGAGGGGTATCTGCGCCTGCTGAAGCCGGCTGATCGTCAGGCCCTGCGCACCGTGCTCAACCAGACCGTGCCGGTGGATGCCGTGATGGCATCGAATTTCCTCGACACCGCCATCGGCGAAAGCAGCCTGCAGCAGCTGGTGAAGGTGATCGATCAGCCGCCCGATGTGGCGGAGCCTGCATTGGCGTCGGCGCTGATCCTGGGCTCGGCTCGCGAGGGAGCTCTGCGCTTGATCGATGTGCTGCAGGCCTATCCCACCGCCACGCTGCCGGTGAATGCGGCAGCTGTGCTGTCACTTGCGCGTGCTCTGTCTCAGCAGTTCAACCTCCAGAACCGCCTGTTTGCCCAGATCTCCTCGATCAATGGGCCGCCGGCCCAAGGCCCAGCGCTGACCACTCTGGCCAGCTCCGGCAGCGTTGCCTACAGCGAGAGCTCCTTCAGCTTCACCGGCCGCGAGGGCACCACGATCACGGCCCTGGTTTACCTGCCGGAGTCGGCCAGTGCTGCCAAGCCCGCACCGCTCGTGGTGATCGCGCCGGGCCTCAACACCGATATGAATGCCCTGCTGTATGTGGGGCGTGATCTGGCCAGCCACGGCTATGCGGTGGCGGCGCTCAATTTCCCCTTCACCAGTGCCAACGCGATCAAGGCGGCCATCCAAGGCACTGGGGCGATCCCACCGCCGAACGCCTGGTACAGCCAGCCCCTCAGCGTCAGCGATCTGATTGATCAGGTGCAGGCTCGCTGGGGCTCCAGGGTGAACTCCCAGGCGGTGGGCGTGCTGGGCCAGTCGCTTGGGGGGTACACCGCGACGGCCCTGGCTGGAGCCGAGCTCGATTGGGAGCATCTGCTGCAGGGCTGTGCCGCCTTGAACGACCCCAACATCGTGGTGCTCAATCCAGCTGTGGTTTGGCAATGCGATGCACCGGCACAGGTCGTGAAGCGACGCAGTTTTCGTGACCCCCGCGTCAAAGCCGCCGTGGCTGTGAATCCCGTGACCAATCCGATCTTCAGCCCCAGCTCGCTCCAGGCGATCGCCGCTCCGGTGCTGATGGTGTCCGGTACGGACGATGTGTTTGCGCCGCCTGTGTCGCAGCAGCTGATTCCGTTTAGCTCGATCACCTTCCCGGGCTCTTTGCTCGCTCTGCAGCACAACGGCACCCATCTCTCCTTCCTCAACGGCACGACCGAACTGCCTGCCTTTGTGGTGGGCCCCGATCAACCGTTGGCACGTCAAGAGCTGCAAGGCATGGCGCTGCGCTTCTTTGATCGGCACGTGCGCACCCAGCAGGCGCTCGCCCCCCTGGCGGCCCCGGTTGACACCAGCGGGGTGCTCACCGGCCAAGCCCCGCTGCGCTTGTTGATCACCCCACGCTTCAGCCGCCAGGAGCTCAATCAAGTGGACCCAGGCTTGCGCCAGTTCCCCTGA
- a CDS encoding HAMP domain-containing sensor histidine kinase — MAAARRAASIRRHLQATSLLAVLAGYVVLLLVNRQLSARLRHDRHDAQVRATTQLLQQLMPDQLGTTAQLQRHLADVASPSLLVWMVWLEPDRRGAGPVILPSGAAFQAFTAGDGLVRAADAALGPNGQPHEFHFNNRTYFTCAMPIRLAGDAYQLRFLQDFTLETEQEQLISLLLVAVAGASALFTSALLRLVIHRGLLPLDSFSNTLAGMSTGSLITDRLSLSGHPLELHPIAHAFNDLLDRLAEAWEHQRTFVNGVSHELRTPITLISGYSRRLLRRAADLTPEQREQLQLVASEAESMGRLVNDLLEIARDDAGRLQLQCQPLDPSGLLATLFDRLQVTSDGRLRLHPADLAQSIQVNADPERLSQCLTNLVENALKYSPAPQPVELALSLDGAELVLHVRDHGTGVPEAERERIFGRFVRGSSSAEISGHGIGLAVVTTLMERMGGRALVADAPGGGADFQLRLPVLPDPPGRSASLRRWLGAGLG, encoded by the coding sequence TTGGCTGCCGCCCGCCGAGCTGCGTCGATCCGGCGCCACTTGCAGGCCACCAGCCTGCTGGCTGTGCTCGCCGGCTATGTGGTGCTGTTGCTTGTGAACCGGCAGCTCTCAGCTCGCTTGCGCCACGACCGGCATGACGCTCAGGTGCGGGCTACCACGCAGCTGCTGCAGCAGTTAATGCCGGATCAGCTCGGCACTACAGCGCAGCTACAGCGGCATCTGGCGGATGTGGCCAGCCCTTCGCTGCTGGTGTGGATGGTGTGGCTCGAGCCGGATCGCCGCGGAGCTGGGCCGGTCATCCTTCCAAGCGGTGCTGCCTTTCAAGCGTTCACCGCCGGCGATGGGCTGGTGCGGGCCGCCGATGCCGCGCTTGGCCCCAATGGCCAGCCCCATGAATTTCACTTCAACAACCGCACTTACTTCACCTGCGCGATGCCGATTCGCCTGGCTGGCGATGCCTATCAGCTGCGCTTTCTGCAGGATTTCACGCTGGAAACCGAACAGGAGCAGTTGATTTCACTGCTCCTAGTTGCGGTCGCGGGGGCGTCTGCACTGTTCACGTCAGCTCTGCTGCGCTTGGTGATTCATCGCGGCCTGCTGCCGCTCGACAGTTTCAGCAACACATTGGCGGGAATGTCCACCGGATCGCTGATCACCGATCGGCTCTCGCTCTCTGGTCATCCGCTTGAGCTGCATCCCATTGCCCACGCCTTCAATGACCTGCTCGATCGCTTAGCGGAGGCCTGGGAGCACCAGCGCACCTTTGTGAATGGTGTATCGCATGAATTGCGTACGCCGATCACCTTGATCAGCGGCTACAGCCGGCGTTTGCTGCGCCGCGCTGCCGATCTCACCCCCGAGCAACGCGAACAGCTGCAGTTGGTGGCCTCAGAGGCTGAATCGATGGGTCGTTTGGTGAACGATCTGCTGGAAATTGCTCGCGACGATGCCGGGCGCCTTCAGCTGCAGTGCCAGCCCCTTGATCCCTCTGGTTTGCTCGCCACCCTTTTTGATCGCCTGCAGGTCACCAGTGATGGGCGCTTACGGCTCCACCCTGCTGATCTCGCCCAATCGATTCAGGTAAACGCCGACCCTGAGCGCCTGAGCCAGTGCCTCACCAATCTCGTTGAGAACGCCCTGAAATACAGCCCCGCGCCGCAGCCGGTTGAGCTGGCGCTCAGCCTTGATGGAGCTGAGCTGGTGCTGCATGTGCGTGATCACGGCACCGGCGTGCCGGAGGCTGAACGGGAGCGCATCTTTGGGCGTTTCGTGCGCGGAAGCAGCAGCGCCGAGATCAGCGGCCATGGCATCGGCTTGGCTGTGGTGACAACCCTGATGGAGCGGATGGGTGGCCGGGCTCTGGTGGCCGATGCGCCTGGCGGTGGCGCCGATTTCCAACTGCGCTTGCCGGTGTTGCCCGATCCGCCGGGCCGCAGTGCCAGCTTGCGCCGATGGCTAGGGGCTGGTCTGGGCTGA